The Impatiens glandulifera chromosome 3, dImpGla2.1, whole genome shotgun sequence genome contains a region encoding:
- the LOC124930034 gene encoding uncharacterized protein LOC124930034, which yields MTSNKQGFHQALVVSNIKNYVFIVLELKNVQYTTWAELFKIHARSHWVLHHIILLVPVLPTLSTDEEKDMWLTLDDTVLQWIYATISQDLLHTILELDSTAEQAWTRLRSIFQNNCHSRAVSLEQEFSTTIMADFSGISAYCQRHKVLVDQLKGVDSPVSNDRLIL from the coding sequence ATGACAAGTAACAAACAAGGATTTCACCAGGCCCTTGTTGTTTCCAACATCAAGAATTATGTCTTTATTGTTCTTGAGTTGAAAAACGTTCAATACACGACATGGGCGGAGTTGTTCAAGATCCATGCTCGTTCTCATTGGGTCCTTCATCACATCATCCTACTGGTCCCTGTTCTACCGACGCTATCGACGGATGAAGAGAAAGATATGTGGCTAACTCTCGATGACACTGTCCTTCAGTGGATCTATGCCACAATCTCACAGGATCTTCTTCACACGATCTTGGAACTAGACTCTACAGCCGAGCAAGCCTGGACACGGCTACGtagtatttttcaaaataactgTCATTCTCGTGCAGTTTCCCTCGAGCAAGAGTTTTCCACCACCATCATGGCAGATTTTTCTGGGATCTCGGCTTATTGTCAACGTCACAAAGTCCTGGTCGATCAGTTGAAGGGCGTCGATAGCCCGGTCTCGAACGACCGCCTCATATTGTAG